Within the Streptomyces vilmorinianum genome, the region GGAGCCGCTGGTGGAGTGCATGATCGGACCGTACGCAGCTCGTTGTATGACGAACCGTTCCGCCGTGATGACCTTCCTACGATCGGGGGACGGCGATCCCCGCCCCGTCCTCCTCGTGCTCCGTCTCCGGCGCGCCCTCGACTTCGGTACCGGCCGGGGTCAGCAGGAAGACGTTGCGGTCGACGCGGTGCATGGCGCTGCCGAGCCCGAAGACGACGCCACTGCTGAAGTCCAGGATGCGCTTGGCGACTTCGGTGTCGGCGCCGGTCAGGTCCAGCAGCACCGGGATCCGGGCGATGAGGTATTCGGCGACCTCGCGGGCGTCGGCGAAGACCTGTACGCGCAGGACGACCATGCGGCGTTGCTCCGCGGCGTCGTACGGGTCGGGGATCGCGCGGTGGTCGACCCTGGACGGCCATTCGTCACGGCCGCGCAGGGGCACGACCTGGGCGAGGCCCTCCCACTGCTCGTCGGTGACGTCGTACCTCTCGTACCTACTCATGCACCCAT harbors:
- a CDS encoding cell division protein SepF, with amino-acid sequence MSRYERYDVTDEQWEGLAQVVPLRGRDEWPSRVDHRAIPDPYDAAEQRRMVVLRVQVFADAREVAEYLIARIPVLLDLTGADTEVAKRILDFSSGVVFGLGSAMHRVDRNVFLLTPAGTEVEGAPETEHEEDGAGIAVPRS